The DNA region CTCCCGCTCCTCTCACCGCTATTGATCTTTCTGGCAATCACCCTTTTTTTTAAAGACATTCGCTCCGCAGATGAAGCGGTAAGAAAAAAAAGGGAACAAATCGAGACGGAACTGCCGCGTTTTGTCGCAACCATTTCCCAGGAACTGAAAGCTTCACGGGATGTCTTACGCATACTGGAAGCCTACGCCAGCAATGCCGGGGAAAGCTTGAACCATGAATTGCAAATGACGATTGCGGATATGAAAAGCGGCAATTTAGAAACTGCGCTGATACGGCTGGAAACCCGAATCGGCAGCACGATGCTGTCCGACGTGGTACGTGGCCTGCTTGCCGTCCTGCGCGGCGACCAAGGCGTCGTCTATTTCGAAATGCTGGCGCATGATTTCAAGCTGTTGGAAATTCAGCGGTTGAAACGCATCGCGATGAAGCGCCCCGGTAAAATCCGAAAATATTCGTTCCTGATGCTGGCTTGTTTCATGCTAACATACATGGTCATTATCGGCATGGAAATATTCAGAGCGCTCGGCAAGCTGTTTTAGTAGTTCAGAAAGGAGGCTTTCTATGAAGCGAGTGATCGCCTCCCGCCGTGGAGAAGGGTATGTCGATGTGGTTGTTATCGTACTCGTTGCGCTGCTGTGTATCGCCCTTGCGATCAAAGTGTTCCCGGTATTTATAACACAACAGCAGCTTAACACGTTCGCCGATGAACTGACGCGCGAAGCAGAAACTGCTGGCAGAATCGGACCGGAAACGTCGCAGCGGATAAAAGAACTGCAAGAACAAACCGGGGTAGATCCTGCCATCGAATGGAGCAAAACCGGAAGGATTCAAATTAACGAGGAAGTGACGGTCATCCTTCGAACGAACGTTAACATTGGGTTGTTTGGGAATTTCGGTTCGTTCCCCATCGAACTGTCGGCCACCGCAACCGGAAAGTCCGAGGTATACTGGAAATGAACCTTCTTTGGAACAACCGATCCGGCAGCGGATACCCGTTTGCGGTGACCGTCGTATTATTCATCATGCTTCTCTCCTGCGGTATTTTTGAATATTTTCGGTTAACTATCATCGCCGCACAGGTACGAGGCACCACTCAAAGCGCCATTATTGCTGTCGCGACGGAAAACTACAGCCATATTTACAGTAGTTTGCGTCAAAGTTACTCCGGTGCTTTTAGCCGGTCCGGGAACGAGTGGCGGGAACTATGGTCGGCCGGCGATATTAATGGCCGAATTCGTCGTGATCTGGGGCTTATGCAAGAAGGGACTGCGTACGTTCGTAAGTCCTCAGATCGAATCGAATACAGCATTTCCGGACTTGATGTAAAGATTCTCAATTCACCTTTTGCCCCGGCATCGCCAGGCTCGGCCCGCCAATTCACCGCCGAGGCGAAGATACATTTGACGGTTCCGCTCTCTTTTGGTTGGGGCCATTTGCCCCCCATGCAAGCCGACTTGAATGTGCAAGCCGTATATAGACCGCGATTTTAACGACAAATCATACCACGGTTCGAGTTGGAATTTACAGATTTATACAGTATAATAAAAGTGAAATCATTCCTTTTCTTGATCTTCTAACGTAAAAGGAGATGAATCCGTATGAAGCGAAAAGTTTGGCTAGTGACAGGCGGGATCGTAGTTCTTGGGGCCATCGGAATTTGGGCCATGGGCCTCTCATCGGATAAACCAGTTCAAACTGAACCCGTAACAAATGCAACTCCTTCCCCTTCTGTTCCCACTCCCATTGTTATACCGGAAGATTCAACATCGAATTCTCCCGAAACTGAGCAACCAAGTTCTTTACCTAAAGTGTCAGACGTAAAACCCGAACAGGAACCAACAATTACTGAATCACCTATCCTGCAGCCGGAAAAGGGCCCTCAGCACATTGAAGTTCCGATTACCGAACCAGAGTCTACGCCAAAACCGACAAAACCACCAAAATCCAAGCCACAAACAACAGACAAGCCGCAATCCCCGGTCTCTCCTTCGAAAAATGATGATCAGGAAACGAAGCCGAGCAAACCGAAGGAAGAGCCTAAGGTAGGCGAGCAAAATAGCAGCGGAAAGGTGTATTTCCCCGGATTTGGATGGGTTGAAAAAGGAGAGCCTAATCAGGGTAGTAAGAGCGAATCGGACGGGGATTGGGATAAGCAAGTGGGGACCATGGACTAGTCGAAATCTATAATAATACTTCAGGGAGTACAGGTAAAAACCTGTGCTCCTTTGATTTTTGGAGGCGACTGTGTGTTGAAGCGGACACTCATCCTTCTCATCATTTCTGTAATCACCCTTTCCTTTAGTGCAACTTGGGTTTTTGCTGACGGTGACGGAAATATCGATAACGGCGGGGGTGGAATGGGTTCAGGAACATCTCAAAATAAATGGACTCCTGGTTATGATGGGGTACGAATCACCGTCATCCGCTCAAGTGATAAAGCCGTAGTCTCTAACCCAATCGACTATACGAACAAGACGTTACCTAATAATTTATTTCACTTCGGGAAGGTCAGTAAGATACAATACCAAAACCACGGCCGATTAACCCCCTACAATGATAGCTACAAGTACAAACAGCCCGCTGTCCCCCTCCCCAAAATCATCAGCTCCGGCGATTCAGTTACCGACATTGAGGTTATCAAAAGGTACTTTTGTTCAGAAGGCGCCGTCAAAATGGTCGCCAATGATACCGGAATCGATTACAACACATTGACGAGCGGAGACTACAAACTCCTTCTGGAGCCGATTGCATATTTCACGTTTCAAGGCGGTTTTATGGGGATGACAGCTCACGAAGCGGCCTTGTACGATCAACTCCTGAATGGCGGTCTGCGCTCCAAAATGGTCAGCCTTACACATCAAAACTTACCTCTGGCGATGTTTTTGGAAACTCCTGACCTGGGATATCCCGCTTGGAACGGATCTACCAGCGGTCGGGTCAGCAATCACCAGATCATCACTTCCCTAGGGCTTGGTATTGTACGGTTTAATGAGGCGCCAGTGACGCCTCCGCCTAGCCAAAAAAACTTCCAGTACAGAACCAACACCGACGTCATTACTTCCGTATGGCTTTCGACCTCAGACCAGATCACACCCGATTCCCCGGCCAGCGTGACGTTCCGCATCTTGGGAAGCAGCTATAAGGTAACCGATATCGTCATTCCGGAAGGAGAAAGTCAGCTTGTTTGGATGAAGTGGCGTACACCTAGCAAACCGCAGGCTCTTTCCATACATGTTAGTTCCTCCACCGGAAATTTGAATGCTACCTCCATTACCGCCTCCATTGTCGATCTCAATCAAAATGTACCGCCCGACCCCAAAGCTACGGATCGAAATGACAGCTTCCGCCAACCCTCCGTCCCCTCCTACACTACGAAGACATCTTCCTCTTGGGGCGTCTGGTCGGCACATTGGCATTCGGATGGGGAAGGTCACGGCTGGTGGGAATTCGATTGGACAGATTATTTCGCCACGCTGTCTGCATCGCAATCCATTCTCCCCGACTCCAAATCCCCCTCAACAACCAATTTCCTCAAATCCGGATACGGTATTGATCTCCGCACGTCCACCATCTTATCTTCGAATGCACCTGGCAGCCATATCACTGGCGCGCAAACTGCCGTATCCTACTTTCCCGAATTTCTATATCAGTCGTATTGGCGGCTGCACGATCTGAAAACGGGCGGATATAACGTCAGCTTCTGGCTGAAGCCCAATGACTTTTCCACTTATGAGAGCCGCGTGCATTTCACCCCTATTTGGTACCCGGACGGATCGTACACTCCAATCACCCGGGTAATGGATGCATGGACGCCCGACGGCATGCTTACGTTACAACTTCAAACCCCGATAACCATTTCCGGCAACCTGTTTTCCGACTGGCATATCGCCCCACAAAAAAACAAATAGCGAAAGGATGGTGCTACGAACATGCTGCTGCCAATCCTCATGCTGCTTCTCTGCCTGTTCGGCGGAGGAGCAGCTTTCTTTTTTCTCCGTCATGGCAAACGCCGCTCCAAAGAAACGGCGGATCTCGCGGTGCAAACGGCTCAGCAATTTGTCAATGTCAGAGATATTCACGGTCATTTTCTCTACACCAAGGACAGCTACCTGCTCTGCTACCTGCGTATTTTCCCGATCAGTCTGGATTTACTAAGCTTGACCGAAAAGCGGCTGCTAATTCGCAAATTAACGGCTGAACTCTCCTCTATCCGGTTTCCCTTCAAGTTTCTAGCAGTCAGCCGGCCGGTTGACATTTCGCCATTGATCAACGATCTGTCCTCCCTGCTTCCCGCTGCCGACGCCACACAAAAGGAGTTGCTGCGCCATGAAGTGCTGGAAATGAACGCTTTAGCGTTATCGGGCGAGGTGGTGGAGCGTCAATTTTATCTGGCAATCTGGCAAAAGCAGGACACAGGCGGCGAACGGGAGCTTTTGGAGAAAGCCAAGCGGCTGGTTCAGCATTTTGAAGACGCCCAAGTACAGGCTCATCTTTTGAAACAACAAGAAATCGTTCGATTATGTAATCTGGTCAACAATCCGTCCTATACGCATCTGGACCTCGACGAACCGGAGAACGCGATTCCGTTTCTGGTACGAAAGGAGGCGTGATGGTTGGACCCGACAACGGCAAAACTGCTGGCACATCTGGCTGTAAAAGTCGCTCAAGATGAACAAGCCCGCAAGCAAATATTGATGTTGATCATCGCTCCAGCCGTGGCTTTCTTGCTGCTTGCTGCCATGGTGCTACAACTGCTGACCTCGCCTCTTGAAACGCTCAAACTTTGGCTGACCGAAGATGAAGCGTTCGTTGTAGATGAAATGCGAACCGATTACGGGTACACGCAGTTGGTTCAAAAAGACGATGACAGCTACAGGGAGAGCTACGGCCAGCAATACGAAGGTGTTGTGTTCAAAGACGGCAGCCGCGAGGTGGTGTACTACAACCAGCTCGATTCGCGTTGGGCGGATAAGCCTTATGGCCCTCGCGATACGATTGGGGTTGCCGGTTGTGGGCCGACATCACTGGCGATAGTCGTGTCCACGCTTACGGATAAAACCGTCGATCCCGTTTCCATGTCCAAATGGGCCTATGATAACGGCTATTTGGCGGAAGGGACCGGCAGTTACCATAGCTTGATTCCCGACGGAGCCAGACATTTCGGTTTAAAAGTAGATGGAGCTACGGCCAAAGAGCAACAAAAAATCATCGACGCCCTGGCTAGCGGCAAATTGGTCATCGCCATCATGGGCAAAGGCCACTTCACTTCCTCCGGCCATTTTATCGTCCTGCGCGGCGTTACGGATGACGGTCAAATCCTGGTTGCGGACCCAGCAAGCAAGAAACGCAGCGAAAAGGCATGGGATTTCTCCATCATTCTAAAGGAAGCCCGGAAGAACGCCGGTGCCGGCGGTCCGTTTTGGATTATCCATAAGTAAGGAGAGTAATATGTCCAATGAGTACAAAAATACCTGAGCAAAGCGTCAATGCCTCTCTTTTAAATGCGATCACCCCCATGGGCCTTTCCTTTGCCCGGAACGGTCTGACCGTCGGAGAAGAATCAGCCAAAGTTTACGGTGTGATCCAATATCCGCAAAAAGTTGAGATTGGCTGGCTGTCCACGCTGACCAACCTTCCCGCGACAATGGTGGCTATTGGTTTCCACCCTATCGATAACAGCACCTTGATAAATGCCATCTCTAAATCAATCACGCAAAACCGCAGTCTCGCCGATACCGCCAAAGACCCGCTCACAAGGCAACGGGCCGAAAAGGCGGCGGTTGACGGCGAGAATATTATGCTGCAAATCGACCAAAACGGCGAGACGGTAGGACTCATGAATTTAGTCGTCATGCCGTTTGCCCATGAAGAAAGATTGTTCACGCGCGCCTTTCGGCGTGTGGAAAACACATTCAGCATGATGCGCTGCAAAATCCGCACGCTGGCTCATCTGCAAAAAGAAAGTTTCCAACACCTCTCCCCGTTGTACCCCGCACAGGAACAGATTCAGCAGGTGCTGGACAAAATCATGCCGATGAGTTCCTTTGTCGGCGGTTTTCCTTTTGCCAGCTCCGGTTTTAATGACGGAACCGGATATTATTTGGCTAGAGATACGAACGGCGGATTGGTGATCGTCGATCTCTGGAGACGGGGAGGTGATCGGACTAACTCCAATATCGTCGTCATGGGTGTGGCCGGCGTCGGCAAATCAACGGCTGTTAAACATATCGCGCTTAGTGAATACATGAAGGGAACCAAAATTATTTTTATCGACCCGGAGTCCGAGTACAAGGAGTTATGCCAGCGGCTGAACGGCGACTGGATTAATGCGGGCGGCGGAGCAGGCGGAAAAATCAATCCGTTGCAAATCCGCCCCGCTCCCCGCGACGATGAAGACGAACCGCACCCGCTCTACAAGGACGAAGGCAACGGAATGTCTGATTTGGCGCTGCATTTGAAAAACTTGGAGATCTTTTTTAACCTTTACGTCCCCGATTTGACGATGATGCAGAAAGCCGTTCTCAAACAATGCCTGATTGAACTATATAATCAGTTCCAAATCACTTGGAATACCGACATTAGCCAGTTACGCAACACCGACTTTCCTACATTCTCCGATCTGTACGAACTCCTGCAAGCCAAAGAAGAAAAGCACGGCGATGAAATCTATAAAGAGTTGTCACTGCTGCTGCATGATATTGCCCGCGGCGGAGACGCTTTTCTGTGGAACGGCCATAGTACCATTCAAACCCGCAGCCGCTGCATTTGTTTGGATACCCACACATTACAAAATACCTCCGACAACATTAAACGAACGCAGTATTTTAACCTATTGTCCTGGTGCTGGGAACAGATGTCACGGGATCGGAATGAGCGGGTACTGCTCATCTGCGATGAATCTTACCTCATGATCGACCCGAACGTACCGCAAAGCCTCGTCTTCCTCCGAAATGTTGAAAAGCGCGCCCGGAAATACGAGGCGGGCCTTGCGATCATCTCCCACAGTGTCGTTGACTTTCTTGCCCCCGAGGTCAAAATGTACGGACAAGCCTTGCTTGACATCCCTTGCATCAAAATACTGATGGGAACCGATGGGAAAAACCTGCAAGAAACACGGGAGCTATACAACCTGACTGAAGCGGAAGAGGAACTATTGGCAAGTAAAAAACGCGAACACGCTTTGCTCATGATCGGCTCCAAACGAATGCATGTTCATTTTGAAATTCCCGAGTATAAGTTTGCTTATATGGGAACAGCGGGAGGGCGATAAAAGTTGGATAAAAAGAAACAGCTTCTTGAGCTTTTCCTCTACGTCGCCCTTGTGGTTGTCGGGACGATTTTATTGTTTATGAAGGAAGGCTGACCATGATTTTGTATCTGACCAGTAACGATCACGTCAATTTATTGGATATGATAGAGCAGGAGCAAAATCTACCGGTAAAGAAACTGATTGGACAGTTTTCGCTCCTTTCTTTTGTGGTCAAAGACATGCGGCATTTCATCCATGTACGATTTGTAGCTATTGATCGAAAAGCGATCCTGGAATCCGATGAGGAAATGGTACAGGCGCTATTATCATTTCAAACGATGTACGAAATTCGTGTTATTGTTATTGCGATCGGGCTTTCAGAAAACACTTCTTTCCTGCAGCAGTTGATACAAGCTGGCATTACGAATATCGCTTCGGCCGCAGAAATTGATCCATTGCGGGAAGAAATCCGAGAGTGCTTTTCTGAACAGGGGATGCAGCGGTTTATCTC from Paenibacillus macerans includes:
- a CDS encoding DUF4320 family protein — its product is MKRVIASRRGEGYVDVVVIVLVALLCIALAIKVFPVFITQQQLNTFADELTREAETAGRIGPETSQRIKELQEQTGVDPAIEWSKTGRIQINEEVTVILRTNVNIGLFGNFGSFPIELSATATGKSEVYWK
- a CDS encoding C39 family peptidase, giving the protein MDPTTAKLLAHLAVKVAQDEQARKQILMLIIAPAVAFLLLAAMVLQLLTSPLETLKLWLTEDEAFVVDEMRTDYGYTQLVQKDDDSYRESYGQQYEGVVFKDGSREVVYYNQLDSRWADKPYGPRDTIGVAGCGPTSLAIVVSTLTDKTVDPVSMSKWAYDNGYLAEGTGSYHSLIPDGARHFGLKVDGATAKEQQKIIDALASGKLVIAIMGKGHFTSSGHFIVLRGVTDDGQILVADPASKKRSEKAWDFSIILKEARKNAGAGGPFWIIHK
- a CDS encoding DUF6550 family protein, which codes for MKRKVWLVTGGIVVLGAIGIWAMGLSSDKPVQTEPVTNATPSPSVPTPIVIPEDSTSNSPETEQPSSLPKVSDVKPEQEPTITESPILQPEKGPQHIEVPITEPESTPKPTKPPKSKPQTTDKPQSPVSPSKNDDQETKPSKPKEEPKVGEQNSSGKVYFPGFGWVEKGEPNQGSKSESDGDWDKQVGTMD
- a CDS encoding VirB4 family type IV secretion system protein — its product is MSTKIPEQSVNASLLNAITPMGLSFARNGLTVGEESAKVYGVIQYPQKVEIGWLSTLTNLPATMVAIGFHPIDNSTLINAISKSITQNRSLADTAKDPLTRQRAEKAAVDGENIMLQIDQNGETVGLMNLVVMPFAHEERLFTRAFRRVENTFSMMRCKIRTLAHLQKESFQHLSPLYPAQEQIQQVLDKIMPMSSFVGGFPFASSGFNDGTGYYLARDTNGGLVIVDLWRRGGDRTNSNIVVMGVAGVGKSTAVKHIALSEYMKGTKIIFIDPESEYKELCQRLNGDWINAGGGAGGKINPLQIRPAPRDDEDEPHPLYKDEGNGMSDLALHLKNLEIFFNLYVPDLTMMQKAVLKQCLIELYNQFQITWNTDISQLRNTDFPTFSDLYELLQAKEEKHGDEIYKELSLLLHDIARGGDAFLWNGHSTIQTRSRCICLDTHTLQNTSDNIKRTQYFNLLSWCWEQMSRDRNERVLLICDESYLMIDPNVPQSLVFLRNVEKRARKYEAGLAIISHSVVDFLAPEVKMYGQALLDIPCIKILMGTDGKNLQETRELYNLTEAEEELLASKKREHALLMIGSKRMHVHFEIPEYKFAYMGTAGGR